A genomic segment from Geitlerinema sp. PCC 7407 encodes:
- a CDS encoding TonB-dependent receptor domain-containing protein, which yields MTVRQWIQAGMISGAAIAALVQPAWAQEVSITAIDLEQAADGVRLQLETSGVPEIVPSTEGNAYIVEIRGAQLRLAEGSTFEQANPNTAIASVQVTAVDDSTVRIVIQGAAELPAGEVVYVPGGVNVLATSPAAFTSVASGLSTGAPVPTADAGSEGDMAEGDMAEGDMAEGDASSESAQPLTVIVTATRTETEADRVPRSVTVISREQVQQQTRLSRDVGEALGKLVPGFGPPTQSSSGFGQSLRGRSVSVLIDGVPQSVSRNVFRDLNTIDPDAIERIEVLRGPTAIYGDGATGGVINIITRRASEDRLEVTTEVGVDTAAGGDAFLEGDSIGYSFGQSISGTDGGFDYVLSATFAGIGSFYDAQGDRVPPDPNAQGGLADADRINLLSKLGVELAENQRLQFTFEHFEDNQNTDFTSDLSIDQIPGRQKARARRGLVLEDPAGSENTVLNLDYTHRDFLNGRLHGQAYYRNFKGRFFPFDARSFASLGNTIFQSELQSEKWGTRLDLDTPLTQDRSVRLLWGLDYNNEDVSQPLDIFDPVTLENSGGLVFRKIGDRSWTPPYTQKALGLFAQLNWDISDRFLINGGVRHERVGVDVDTFTTIRGDNIGGGDLDYNATLFNVGTVVGITDEVNAFANFAQGFSLADVGLALRNAPAGFSVETLRPEPQKVDHYEIGLRGDWDKVQGSIAAFYNQSDLGTSFTAPGEVLRDPQRIYGVELTLDAQPSDRWQVGGNLSLSEGDRDSDDDGDYESDLNGFSISPLKISAYVEHATTPGWSNRLQALFSGSRDPEGDGFGLGEVESYFTVDYLSSIELGRGTLTLGVENLFNNQYFPVVSQLQSADSSYSAARGRTIRASYSFSW from the coding sequence ATGACGGTTCGTCAGTGGATACAGGCTGGGATGATTTCGGGGGCGGCGATCGCCGCTCTGGTGCAGCCCGCATGGGCGCAGGAGGTCAGCATCACGGCCATTGACCTTGAGCAAGCCGCCGATGGCGTGCGGCTACAGCTCGAAACCAGCGGCGTGCCGGAGATCGTTCCTAGCACCGAAGGGAACGCTTACATCGTGGAGATCCGGGGAGCCCAGCTCCGTCTGGCAGAAGGGAGCACCTTCGAGCAGGCCAACCCCAACACGGCGATCGCCTCGGTTCAGGTCACCGCCGTTGACGACAGCACCGTTCGCATCGTCATCCAGGGCGCCGCCGAGCTGCCCGCCGGGGAAGTGGTCTACGTGCCGGGCGGCGTGAACGTACTGGCAACCTCCCCCGCCGCCTTCACTTCAGTGGCCAGCGGCCTCTCGACCGGGGCACCCGTGCCGACGGCTGACGCAGGATCAGAAGGCGACATGGCCGAGGGGGACATGGCGGAAGGGGACATGGCCGAGGGAGACGCTAGCTCCGAAAGCGCTCAGCCCCTCACGGTGATCGTCACCGCCACCCGCACCGAAACGGAAGCCGATCGCGTCCCCCGCTCGGTCACCGTCATCTCCCGCGAGCAAGTTCAGCAGCAGACCCGCCTCTCTCGCGACGTGGGCGAGGCCCTCGGCAAACTCGTCCCCGGCTTCGGACCGCCGACCCAGAGCAGCAGCGGCTTCGGCCAGTCCCTGCGGGGCCGCAGCGTCTCGGTGCTGATCGACGGGGTGCCCCAGTCCGTCAGCCGGAACGTGTTCCGCGACCTCAACACCATTGACCCCGACGCCATCGAGCGAATCGAGGTGCTGCGCGGACCGACGGCGATCTACGGTGACGGCGCGACGGGCGGCGTGATCAACATCATCACGCGGCGGGCCAGCGAGGACCGCCTGGAGGTGACCACCGAGGTGGGCGTAGACACGGCGGCGGGCGGCGATGCCTTCCTAGAGGGCGACAGCATCGGCTATTCCTTTGGCCAGTCGATCTCGGGAACCGATGGCGGCTTTGACTATGTTTTGTCGGCGACCTTTGCGGGGATTGGCAGCTTTTATGATGCCCAGGGCGATCGCGTGCCGCCAGACCCCAACGCCCAGGGCGGTCTTGCTGATGCCGATCGGATCAACCTGCTGAGCAAGCTGGGGGTCGAGCTGGCCGAAAATCAGCGGCTCCAGTTTACCTTTGAGCACTTCGAGGACAACCAAAACACCGACTTCACCAGCGATCTGAGCATTGACCAGATCCCCGGTCGCCAGAAGGCTCGGGCGCGGCGGGGCCTGGTGCTCGAAGACCCGGCGGGCAGCGAAAACACGGTGCTCAACCTCGACTACACCCACCGCGACTTTCTCAATGGCCGCCTCCACGGTCAAGCCTACTACCGCAACTTCAAGGGGCGCTTTTTCCCCTTTGACGCGCGCAGCTTCGCCAGTTTGGGCAACACGATCTTCCAGTCGGAGCTCCAGTCCGAGAAGTGGGGAACGCGCCTCGATCTCGATACGCCGCTAACCCAAGATCGCTCTGTGCGGCTGCTGTGGGGCCTGGACTACAACAACGAAGACGTCAGCCAGCCCCTGGATATCTTTGATCCGGTGACCCTCGAAAATAGCGGCGGCCTGGTGTTCCGGAAGATCGGCGATCGCAGCTGGACGCCGCCCTACACCCAAAAAGCCCTCGGCCTGTTTGCTCAGCTCAACTGGGACATCAGCGATCGTTTCTTGATCAATGGCGGCGTTCGGCACGAGCGCGTGGGCGTCGATGTGGACACCTTCACTACGATTCGGGGCGACAACATCGGCGGCGGCGACTTAGACTACAACGCGACCCTATTTAATGTGGGAACCGTGGTCGGGATCACCGACGAAGTGAACGCCTTTGCAAACTTCGCCCAGGGCTTCTCTCTGGCGGATGTGGGCTTGGCGCTGCGCAACGCTCCGGCGGGCTTCTCGGTCGAGACCCTGCGGCCCGAACCCCAAAAAGTCGATCACTACGAGATCGGCCTGCGGGGCGACTGGGACAAAGTGCAAGGCTCCATCGCGGCTTTTTATAACCAGTCGGACCTGGGCACAAGCTTCACGGCACCGGGGGAGGTTCTTCGCGATCCCCAGCGGATCTATGGGGTCGAGCTAACGCTGGATGCCCAGCCGAGCGATCGCTGGCAGGTCGGGGGCAACCTCAGCCTGTCCGAGGGCGATCGCGACAGCGACGATGATGGCGACTACGAGAGCGATCTGAACGGCTTTAGCATTTCGCCCCTGAAGATCTCGGCCTATGTCGAGCACGCCACCACGCCGGGCTGGAGCAACCGGCTTCAGGCGCTCTTCTCCGGATCGCGCGATCCAGAGGGAGACGGCTTTGGTCTGGGTGAGGTAGAGAGCTATTTCACCGTGGACTATCTCAGCAGCATTGAGCTAGGCCGCGGCACTCTCACCCTCGGGGTCGAGAACCTCTTCAACAACCAGTATTTCCCAGTGGTTTCTCAGCTCCAGTCTGCTGACTCCAGCTACTCTGCTGCTCGAGGCCGCACGATCCGCGCGAGCTATTCTTTCTCCTGGTAG
- a CDS encoding PAS domain S-box protein: MVMSQFPNAHLTDGDFALPVPDFAAVARVMQAIARASHRPALFKTLLEAALQEWGAQEAGLAIATPIGLSIVAQLPEEPSEAARGFAHRSEGFEAFLQRVQTTRRHQVEAIADSGVRAALVGVPLLDGERCEGVLCFRHEHGLAFGEAQWQPLLAIATQGAIALHQIHRHSQTHQRVQQLEDQLQSQLQQIHHLMSDRLQITEKLTWLFEGSPYPILLFSLPSGQYRDVNNSFCQMLGLQRAEVLGQTGNTLNIWLDPGDRDRLVAVARTTGTLDNYECRLRTKSGDIRTWLISLRVILLEGQPHGFVVGNDITERKRAEELFGLVFRASPGAIVLAQFSTGRIIDVNQSFCDLLGYSRSEVLGRDGQTLNLLVNSEQRESLREYLQHQGVFRDITLECQTKAGQVRTCLLSAELIQSHNLDLCIVAIKDITAWSQTEQALRQSEQRWQLAIGANNDAIWDYDFLTDQTFRSDRWFEILGYTPEDLTRSGESWFQRIHPDDRDRILQHRQAFLDRKVSTYHVEYRLRASDGSYKWVSDRAQCLWDSEGQPLRLIGSMSDITLRRRMEEALRHSEEQFRRLVFNIPGAIHRCRYLHCGASTEFISDFIEEMSGYPASDFIQERVRSYLDIVHPDDAQHFLEVCYQAVQSQDPFIMEYRICHADGSIRWMYEKGRATVDEAGTTYVDSAVFDITDRKLAEEALRESEQRFRTLIEELQVGVLLQGANAEVLVANRAALKLLGLTEAEITHLDIYDPIWQVVHEDGRPFCVEEQPTPLAIATRQSVRNVVMGVGRPDGTLAWLLVNAEPQFTQEGEVSQVICTLSDITERKQVEEALQQAKDAADAANKAKSEFLANMSHELRTPLTAILGLSEVLADQVYGSLNEQQIRYLETIAQSGKHLLELINDLLDLAKVEAGKIDLHLVPTSVQDLCESSLMFVREQAHQRNITLSLEIPPEASLVTVDERRMQQVLINLLSNAVKFTPAGGKVAVEVQVDRDRGLLRLMVTDTGIGIAAEDLHQLFQPFVQVESSLSRRYSGTGLGLTLVRRIVELHQGSVSVESQPNEGSCFTVSLPWPLTRSLREIRAFEGGFYAAREISLEEAEPQIQRSPCPDAHLRPLILLAEDNEASLTTLRDYLQSCGYQVIAARNGIEAVHMTKMQTPELILMDIQMPQMDGLEAMRHLRRDVNFSHIPILTLTSLVMPGDRDRCLSAGANEYLCKPIVLRELHQMIQHYLPCNRERPPRESRTP; this comes from the coding sequence ATGGTCATGAGTCAATTCCCCAATGCCCATTTGACAGACGGGGATTTCGCCTTACCAGTGCCTGATTTTGCGGCTGTGGCGCGGGTCATGCAGGCGATCGCCCGGGCCTCCCATCGCCCAGCGCTTTTCAAGACGCTTCTAGAAGCAGCGCTTCAGGAATGGGGAGCTCAGGAAGCCGGGCTGGCGATCGCGACCCCCATCGGTCTGAGCATCGTCGCTCAGCTGCCCGAGGAACCCTCGGAGGCGGCCCGAGGCTTTGCCCATCGATCGGAGGGATTCGAGGCTTTTTTGCAGCGGGTCCAGACCACCCGGCGGCACCAGGTTGAGGCGATCGCAGATTCGGGTGTCCGCGCGGCGCTGGTCGGCGTTCCCCTCCTTGACGGTGAGCGCTGTGAGGGGGTTTTGTGCTTTCGGCACGAGCACGGTCTGGCGTTTGGGGAGGCCCAGTGGCAGCCGCTGCTGGCGATCGCAACTCAGGGGGCGATCGCCCTCCATCAGATCCATCGGCACAGCCAGACCCACCAGCGGGTGCAGCAGCTTGAAGATCAGCTCCAGAGCCAGCTTCAGCAGATCCATCACCTGATGAGCGATCGCCTCCAGATCACCGAGAAACTCACCTGGCTCTTTGAGGGTTCTCCCTACCCGATCTTGTTATTTTCGCTACCGAGCGGCCAATATCGCGACGTCAACAATAGCTTTTGCCAGATGCTCGGTTTGCAGCGAGCGGAGGTGCTCGGACAGACCGGCAACACCCTAAATATCTGGCTCGATCCTGGCGATCGCGATCGCCTCGTGGCGGTGGCCCGCACCACCGGCACCCTCGACAACTATGAGTGTCGCCTGCGCACCAAATCCGGTGATATTCGCACCTGGCTGATTTCTCTGCGCGTGATCTTGCTAGAGGGCCAGCCCCACGGATTTGTCGTCGGCAATGATATCACCGAGCGCAAGCGAGCGGAGGAGCTTTTTGGGCTGGTCTTTCGGGCCTCGCCGGGGGCGATCGTCTTGGCCCAGTTTTCGACGGGCAGGATCATCGATGTCAATCAGAGTTTTTGCGATCTGCTGGGCTATAGCCGCAGCGAGGTTCTGGGGCGCGACGGCCAAACCCTCAACCTCCTGGTCAACTCTGAGCAGCGGGAGTCCTTGCGGGAGTATCTCCAGCACCAAGGCGTCTTTCGAGATATCACCCTGGAGTGTCAGACCAAGGCAGGCCAGGTTCGCACCTGTCTCCTTTCAGCAGAGCTGATCCAGTCCCACAACCTCGATCTTTGTATTGTAGCGATCAAAGATATTACGGCTTGGAGCCAGACAGAGCAGGCGTTGCGCCAGAGTGAGCAGCGCTGGCAGCTTGCCATCGGCGCTAACAATGACGCCATTTGGGACTATGACTTTCTTACCGACCAGACCTTTCGATCCGATCGCTGGTTTGAAATTTTGGGCTATACGCCCGAAGATCTCACCAGAAGTGGAGAGTCCTGGTTTCAGCGTATCCACCCCGACGATCGCGATCGCATTCTCCAGCACCGTCAGGCCTTTCTCGATCGCAAAGTCTCGACTTATCACGTGGAATATCGTCTGCGCGCCTCGGACGGCAGCTACAAGTGGGTGAGCGATCGCGCCCAGTGTCTCTGGGATAGCGAAGGGCAGCCCCTGCGCCTCATCGGCTCCATGAGTGATATCACTTTGCGCCGCCGCATGGAGGAGGCCCTGCGCCACAGCGAGGAGCAGTTTCGCCGTCTCGTGTTTAATATCCCGGGCGCAATCCATCGCTGTCGATATCTCCACTGTGGCGCTTCTACAGAGTTTATCAGCGACTTTATCGAAGAAATGAGCGGCTATCCAGCCAGCGACTTTATCCAAGAGAGAGTTCGATCCTATCTCGATATTGTCCATCCCGATGATGCGCAGCACTTTTTAGAAGTCTGCTATCAGGCTGTCCAGAGCCAGGATCCCTTCATCATGGAATATCGCATCTGCCACGCCGATGGCAGCATTCGCTGGATGTATGAGAAGGGTCGCGCCACGGTGGATGAGGCTGGAACGACCTATGTCGACAGCGCAGTGTTTGACATCACCGATCGCAAGCTGGCCGAAGAAGCTCTCCGAGAGAGTGAGCAGCGCTTTCGGACGCTCATCGAAGAATTGCAGGTGGGAGTTTTGCTTCAGGGAGCCAATGCTGAGGTACTGGTGGCAAACCGCGCCGCGCTCAAGCTCCTGGGCCTGACCGAAGCCGAGATTACCCATCTCGATATCTATGATCCGATCTGGCAGGTGGTGCACGAAGATGGTCGCCCGTTTTGTGTAGAAGAGCAGCCCACGCCGCTGGCGATCGCCACCCGCCAGTCGGTGCGCAATGTGGTGATGGGAGTGGGGAGACCCGATGGCACCCTAGCCTGGCTGCTGGTCAACGCAGAACCCCAGTTCACCCAAGAGGGAGAAGTTTCCCAGGTGATCTGCACCCTCAGCGACATCACAGAGCGCAAGCAGGTCGAAGAAGCCCTTCAGCAGGCCAAGGACGCCGCCGACGCCGCCAACAAGGCCAAGAGTGAGTTTTTGGCCAACATGAGCCATGAGCTGCGAACGCCCCTCACAGCGATCTTGGGGCTCTCAGAGGTCCTCGCCGACCAGGTTTATGGCTCCCTCAACGAGCAGCAGATTCGCTATCTAGAGACGATCGCCCAGAGTGGAAAACATCTCCTAGAGCTGATTAACGATCTTCTAGATTTAGCCAAGGTAGAAGCCGGCAAGATTGATCTCCACTTGGTGCCCACATCCGTGCAGGATCTGTGTGAATCCAGTTTGATGTTTGTGCGGGAGCAGGCTCACCAGCGAAATATCACCCTGAGCCTGGAAATACCGCCCGAAGCGTCTCTGGTAACCGTTGATGAGCGCCGAATGCAGCAGGTGCTGATCAATCTTCTCAGCAATGCCGTGAAGTTTACCCCCGCTGGGGGAAAGGTTGCCGTGGAGGTACAGGTCGATCGCGATCGCGGACTGCTGCGGCTCATGGTCACCGATACGGGTATTGGCATCGCCGCCGAAGATCTTCATCAGCTTTTTCAGCCCTTTGTCCAGGTCGAGAGCTCTCTGTCTCGGCGCTACTCCGGGACGGGCCTGGGCTTGACCCTTGTACGACGAATTGTGGAGCTCCATCAGGGGAGCGTCTCGGTAGAAAGCCAGCCCAACGAGGGTAGCTGTTTTACGGTCTCCCTTCCCTGGCCGCTCACGCGTTCCCTGCGCGAGATCAGGGCCTTTGAGGGAGGCTTTTACGCTGCTCGGGAAATCTCTCTGGAGGAGGCAGAGCCACAGATCCAGCGATCGCCCTGCCCAGACGCGCACCTTCGGCCGCTCATTTTGCTGGCAGAGGACAACGAAGCGAGTCTCACAACGCTGCGGGACTATCTCCAGTCCTGCGGCTATCAGGTGATCGCCGCCCGCAACGGCATCGAAGCGGTGCATATGACCAAAATGCAGACGCCGGAGCTAATTTTGATGGATATTCAGATGCCCCAAATGGACGGCTTGGAGGCGATGCGCCACTTGCGGCGAGACGTGAATTTTAGCCATATCCCAATTCTGACCCTCACGTCTCTGGTGATGCCGGGCGATCGCGATCGCTGTCTGAGTGCTGGAGCCAATGAATATCTCTGCAAGCCCATCGTGCTCAGAGAACTCCATCAAATGATCCAGCACTATCTTCCGTGCAATCGAGAGAGACCTCCGAGGGAATCTAGGACGCCCTAG
- a CDS encoding Spx/MgsR family RNA polymerase-binding regulatory protein codes for MSLQVYGIPNCGTCKKAFQWLADNGVEYEFINTKDHPPTKSAIADWVKALGAKAMRNTSGQSYRALGDEKNTWTDQQWIDAFTQDAMLLRRPLFVKDGSAVLVGFREKEPVIREKLGL; via the coding sequence ATGTCTCTCCAAGTCTACGGAATTCCCAACTGCGGCACCTGCAAGAAAGCCTTTCAGTGGCTCGCGGATAATGGTGTTGAGTATGAATTTATCAACACCAAAGATCACCCGCCCACCAAAAGCGCGATCGCTGACTGGGTCAAGGCCCTGGGCGCCAAGGCCATGCGCAATACCTCGGGCCAATCCTACCGCGCCCTAGGTGACGAGAAAAATACCTGGACCGATCAGCAGTGGATCGACGCCTTCACCCAAGATGCCATGCTGCTGCGGCGTCCTCTTTTTGTCAAAGATGGCTCAGCCGTGCTGGTGGGCTTTCGGGAAAAAGAGCCAGTCATTCGTGAAAAACTGGGCCTCTAG
- a CDS encoding NAD(P)/FAD-dependent oxidoreductase produces MTETDVIVIGSGIGGLCCGALLARYGFEVTVCESHSLAGGAAHGFEREGFRFDSGPSLYSGLSYSPSPNPLRQVLDALDEDLAWITYDTWGCCLPEGDFETSVGADQFCEVLRRLRGESAVAEWRRLQKYMEPLAEAAIALPPAALRADWGAVVTAGRYAPSLLKHLPHISKLTGSFRQVMQGVIQDPFIDRWLDMLCFLLSGLPADGTSAAEVAFMFADWYRPGVQLDYPVGGSGALVAALVRGLERFGGKLRLSAHVEQVLVEGDRAAGVHLRSGEILRSRRAVVSNASVWDTLSLIPAGALPQRFVSDRQSTPECESFMHLHLGIDGRDLPADLACHHIVVQDWNLGIASPQNLALISIPSLLDPTLAPLGKQVIHAYTPGSEPYDLWQGLDRRSEAYRQQKERRAEVLWRSLERVIPDVRSRCEVTLVGTPLTHERFLRRHRGSYGPALRAGQALFPGPKTPLPGLLCCGDSTFPGIGLPAVAASGMIAANTLAPIAQHWQMLEAIGC; encoded by the coding sequence ATGACAGAGACAGATGTAATCGTGATTGGGAGCGGCATTGGCGGACTGTGCTGCGGGGCACTGCTGGCGCGCTACGGCTTCGAGGTGACGGTATGCGAGAGCCATAGCCTAGCGGGTGGGGCTGCCCACGGCTTCGAGCGGGAGGGTTTTCGCTTTGACTCTGGGCCTTCTCTCTATTCTGGTCTCTCCTATAGTCCCTCTCCCAATCCGTTGCGTCAGGTGCTGGATGCCCTCGACGAAGATCTAGCGTGGATCACCTATGACACCTGGGGATGCTGCCTGCCGGAGGGAGACTTCGAAACTTCGGTGGGGGCGGACCAGTTTTGTGAGGTGCTGCGGCGGCTGCGAGGGGAGAGCGCCGTCGCAGAGTGGCGGCGTCTCCAGAAATATATGGAGCCGCTGGCAGAAGCTGCGATCGCCCTTCCACCAGCGGCACTGCGGGCTGACTGGGGCGCTGTGGTGACCGCCGGTCGCTACGCCCCCTCTCTGCTCAAGCATCTCCCCCATATTTCCAAGCTGACGGGATCATTTCGGCAGGTGATGCAAGGGGTGATCCAGGATCCCTTTATCGATCGCTGGCTGGATATGCTGTGCTTCTTGCTGTCGGGCCTGCCTGCGGACGGAACGAGCGCCGCTGAGGTAGCCTTTATGTTCGCAGACTGGTATCGGCCCGGGGTGCAGCTAGACTATCCCGTGGGCGGCAGCGGAGCGCTGGTGGCGGCCCTGGTGCGGGGGCTCGAGCGCTTTGGCGGCAAGCTCCGGCTCAGTGCTCACGTCGAGCAGGTGCTGGTGGAGGGCGATCGCGCGGCGGGGGTGCACCTGCGCAGCGGAGAGATCCTGCGATCGCGCCGCGCCGTGGTCTCCAATGCGTCGGTGTGGGATACCCTGTCGCTGATTCCGGCGGGAGCCCTGCCGCAAAGATTCGTCAGCGATCGCCAGTCTACGCCCGAGTGCGAGAGCTTTATGCATCTCCACTTGGGGATCGACGGGCGCGATCTGCCCGCCGATCTCGCCTGCCACCACATCGTCGTGCAGGACTGGAACCTGGGCATTGCGTCGCCCCAGAATCTCGCCCTGATCTCGATTCCTTCGCTGCTCGATCCCACCTTGGCGCCGCTGGGTAAGCAGGTGATTCACGCCTATACTCCCGGTAGTGAGCCCTACGATCTCTGGCAGGGTCTGGACCGGCGCAGTGAGGCCTATCGCCAGCAAAAAGAGCGTCGGGCCGAAGTTCTCTGGCGATCGCTCGAGCGCGTGATTCCCGATGTGCGATCGCGCTGCGAAGTCACCCTGGTCGGCACGCCCCTCACCCACGAGCGCTTTTTGCGGCGACATCGCGGCTCCTACGGCCCTGCTCTGCGGGCGGGTCAGGCGCTCTTTCCCGGCCCCAAGACGCCCTTACCCGGCCTGCTGTGCTGCGGGGACTCTACCTTTCCCGGCATCGGTCTGCCGGCTGTGGCGGCCAGCGGCATGATCGCGGCCAACACCCTAGCGCCGATCGCCCAGCACTGGCAAATGCTAGAAGCCATTGGCTGCTGA